DNA from bacterium:
GTGCGCACTGCGATGAACAAACTCAAGCCGGCGTGCTGTCCCAGCAAATCGTATACGCGCGGAACAGGCTCTTCGCGCAACGTTCCGTGCCGCACATCCCCCACCACCCCGATGATCTCGTGCCAATCCGTTTCGGTTTCTGGCGCACCATACGAGACGCGTTTTCCAATCGGATTCTCGTTTGGAAAATCGCGTTGTGCTACTGATTCACTGATTAGTGTTACGTGCGTTTTGTGTTCCAGATCGCGCGGTTCGAAGAGGCGGCCGCGCACCAGTGGAATGCGCATCGTTTCGAAATAGCCCGGTTGCACAAACTGCCATCGCAACTCGGGTGGTTGCCGGCCTGCCGGCGGCATCCTGCCTTCGATCCACATAGCGGTGCCTGTGTTGTGACCGCTAAGCGGCAAGCTACCGGTGGCGGTGGCCTTTTTCACTCCTGGTAAGGCCGCGATACGCTGTGCGAATTCATTCGCGGTCTGCGCAACCTGCTTTCGGGTTTCATAACGTGATTCGCTCAATCGGATCTGAAAAGTCAATAACTCTGTGGAATCGAATCCGGTTCGAACTCGCATCAGCGAAAGAAAACTGCTCCCCAGCAAGATTGCGCCCGCAAGCAATACGCAGGACAAAGCGATCTCGGTCACTACAAGTCCTTTGCGCATTCGCGCCCGCGCAGTGCCCGCGCTGGCGCGACCTTCTCCATTGGCGAGCACGGAGGCCCGCCCTCCGGAAATTAGCCGGCGCGCCGGCAGCAGTCCGCTAACAATTGCTGTGAGCAGACATGCAAGAATTGCATAAAGCAGCACAGGCGCATTGAGACTGGTTGCCGCGGCGCCTGGAATTTGTGATGCCAATCTTTCCGTTATTTGCGGCAGCAATAACCACGCCAGAACAACTCCCGCGAACCCGCCCATCCCGGTCATCAACATGCTTTCCACAAGCAACCGGCGGATGAGTCTGCCGCGCGAGGCCCCGAGCGCAGCACAGATCGCCAACTCCTGTTCACGCGCCGTAACGCGTCCGATCATGAGGTTCGCAAGATTTGCGCATGCGACCAGAAGAACTGCCACGACTGCAGCCATTAATAAATAGAGAGCGGGGCGTGCGCCGCCAACGACATGGTCCCGCAGAGGTGTCATCACCAGCGAACGATCGCCATTGGTATCCGGATACTTCTCAGCCAGCCGGCGACTGATGTGAAGGATGTCCGCCTCCGCTTGTTCTTGCGTTACATTTTTTCGGAGGCGCGCAATCGCTTCGAATGTGAAGATGGACCGGAGCGGGAGATATTCGTGCGAATCCGGCAACGGGATGTAAATGTCCGTATTCTGAATTGTGAACGAGTCTGTCATCGGCAGGAAAAGATCGAACTCTTTGGGCAGGACACCAACAATGATGTAAGGTTGT
Protein-coding regions in this window:
- a CDS encoding ABC transporter permease, with the translated sequence MRLLQRIFFALRSITNRKRFESELNEELADFLERDTQDKIARGQTPDAAERAARVEMQGVHQTKERVRELRPGVWLETLWQDIRFAARILRKRPAYVMLALGTMALGIGANTAIFSLIHAVLLQPLPFHDPERLVLLQTQTLEARVPQISYLNFADVRDQHPGIEEATLFLYDAFVMKSGGKGEPARRLGLRVTPGFFHTLGVQPSLGRGFHEKETVPGKDRVAVVSHRLWKESFGSSTGVLGKLIVLDEQPYIIVGVLPKEFDLFLPMTDSFTIQNTDIYIPLPDSHEYLPLRSIFTFEAIARLRKNVTQEQAEADILHISRRLAEKYPDTNGDRSLVMTPLRDHVVGGARPALYLLMAAVVAVLLVACANLANLMIGRVTAREQELAICAALGASRGRLIRRLLVESMLMTGMGGFAGVVLAWLLLPQITERLASQIPGAAATSLNAPVLLYAILACLLTAIVSGLLPARRLISGGRASVLANGEGRASAGTARARMRKGLVVTEIALSCVLLAGAILLGSSFLSLMRVRTGFDSTELLTFQIRLSESRYETRKQVAQTANEFAQRIAALPGVKKATATGSLPLSGHNTGTAMWIEGRMPPAGRQPPELRWQFVQPGYFETMRIPLVRGRLFEPRDLEHKTHVTLISESVAQRDFPNENPIGKRVSYGAPETETDWHEIIGVVGDVRHGTLREEPVPRVYDLLGQHAGLSLFIAVRTSQGASQIMPSVRAILSHLDPGAPVYDVRTMEQWKTNSVSREQMLAAIVTLFAGAALFLGAVGAYGVISSLVAQRTREIGIRMALGAAPKTILRSTIGEGLQLALTGLTIGVLASIAIGPMLRGLLFGVKFADPRTFALVAAPLLFVSLAACYIPARRAARVDPMTALRAE